The following coding sequences are from one Loxodonta africana isolate mLoxAfr1 chromosome 18, mLoxAfr1.hap2, whole genome shotgun sequence window:
- the LOC135228138 gene encoding LOW QUALITY PROTEIN: thymosin beta-4-like (The sequence of the model RefSeq protein was modified relative to this genomic sequence to represent the inferred CDS: deleted 1 base in 1 codon; substituted 1 base at 1 genomic stop codon), which produces MSDKPNMAEIGKFNXMKLEKTETQEKNSLPFKETMELEQQAGEP; this is translated from the exons ATGTCTGACAAACCCAATATGGCTGAGATTGGGAAATTCAATTAGATGAAATTGGAGAAGACAGAAACT CAAGAAAAAAATTCACTGCCTTTCAAAGAAACGATGGAACTGGAGCAGCAAGCAGGGGAACCGTAA